The Hippoglossus hippoglossus isolate fHipHip1 chromosome 2, fHipHip1.pri, whole genome shotgun sequence DNA segment AATACATGATGTTGTTAGcatagctgctgctgctgcttctctcagGCAGCTGGAAGCTTCCTGCTCGTTTCAGAGGGTGAAACTTTCCCCAAGTTACTAAACCAGCCACGTGTGTGTGGTCCTTGTGCTCCTGTAACAACAGTGCGGTGGATAGTTtgaagtgtgggtgtgtggtggGCTCACATGCTGCCCTGTTGCCCCTGAACCCTGAGCTACAGAGgtttaaaggctcagtgtgtcaCATTGAAGGGATCTGTAGGCAGAAATGTATTATCAAATAATACAAGGGATGTTTTCACTACTgcgtttcatctaaattgtaagaattgtggttttatttaccCTGGAATGAGCCCTTATGTTTAAacacttcatatttacatcaggagcgggtcctctctacggaggcagccatttttgttttttacagtagcccagactggacaaactaaacaccctttgagtttttatgacagctGAGGGCTActggttctccttcatgtttggaaggggagggggggatgaGAGGTGTTCAGCTGCGACATGCAATTTAACCACCActcacactgagcctttaaagATGATgctattctctctttttccagGGTCAACTGTTCCTTCTATTTTAAAAATCGGGGCTTGCAGACATGGAGACCGCTGCTCGAGATTGCACAACAAACCGACCTTCAGCCAGGTGAGGATCCACCGAGGTTTCCCCCTAAAACAAAGGCTTCATTCTGCAAGATTGACATCTCACTGCTAATCAAAACAGCACTCGGAGCGTATACATCCGCCAAGTCCCAAATTTCACACAcccatagatatcagtcccttaatGTGCCTGATTCATTTCATCTACATCCATGAGTTACTCCCTGAGAAATTGGTGTTAAAAGCACCGTATCTCACAATCttcaacaaagtgaaaaaaactacTGCTGGATCCCCACCGACATGTCACTGGtgcttccctgacccacacatCATCCTCCCACTAGGTTTTGAGGTAAAAGTCACTTTAAGATGCATACAAATCTGAtctgtttgaaaatgtgcacGGTTAATATATGTTGCTTTCAATCCCATGCTTTCATTTGTGAACTTCtttgataaaacattttgttcatcTACGGGGAAATTATACTTATTAGACAGTCTTTGTACGTGGGTTCAGGGGCTTTGCTGAATATATTCTGGAAAAAGAAGAATCTTATTTGTACAAGTGAAATGCTGTTTCCCTCTGATCCCTGGTGTAAACTActaagtagacagaacatattAGTTCACAATAAAGTGCGAAATTATTGGATGCACGGTATAAAGGATGTGAGTAGTGCAAACTGGAATAGTGCTAAAGTGGTTTGAAAAGTGCAAAGCAGATGTGGTATGATAgcacagtaaaaagaaaagtttattaTACTTGCTGCAACCCCAGGCCTGTTCACAGGCTAGTATAACTTTGGCTTCAGGAGGATTTCATGGTATGACGAGCTTGACCTACACACCTTACCTGACGTGTAATCaccattgttttcttttcttcagattCTTGGCAATGAAGGATCTTGTGCCTGCATGACTGTCAGAATGTAAACACGCTAAACTAGAAGTTGGTGTAAACAGAAATGGCACAAAACCATCACGCAATCTGGTTTGAccactgtttcctttttttcctctgcagaccaTCTTGATTCAGAACATCTACCGAAATCCCCAGAACAGTGCCCAGACCGCAGATGCTTCACGCTGTAAGTTGAAAATAAATTGCCAGTATCTTTAAAGTAGAGTTCACGTCTAGTTGAGTGATGATGGAGACCCAGTTGGGACGTCATAATCTCCCTACTGTTCAAATCATTCATCTGTTATCACGTACTACCGATAGAcccttttcacagcagccagTTTGACATGAAATTGtaggtaaacacaggtgttaCTTATCACATCCATTAAGGTTTTGTACCTAAATACAACAGAACCTTCTTTAATGTGATTAGTGACACCTCTGTTTACCTACTATTCCAggtcaaaatggctgccatgaAAAAGGTGTATTATAATAAGCACCaactcctccttcttcctccgcTGTGTAGATGACGTGTGTCAGAGTGTCAGAGTCACAAGCGCTACTCAAACCTAAAGAGCAGCACCCACAGATTATGGAATTATGCTTCTcgagtgtctgtgtttggtgtGTACATAGAGTCCAGTGTAGTAgaactttttgttttgcttatattctttagtttttttcattttatctttcaCGTAAAGTTTTCTGTAACTATCTGAGTCTGACCCGAACTTGACCGGCATCGTTTTTGTCTGTCCTTTTCCAGAAGCAGTAAATgtaagctgcactgagtttaTGTTACATGTTACTGACACGCGTGGTTACTGCttgttttccctgattacagaCGTGTGtagtgtaaaagaaaaaaaatcatcccaGACAACTGATCTGAATCCTCATGTGTtagatttttcttgtttttcatttccataaTAAAACCTTTGGTCAACTGTTGCTGTGGAGATTCTCAGGTATCCTGTGAATGCAGCTTTATCCATCACATAAGTAGCTGGAGCGCGGTGCCGTTTCCTGACAGCAAAATATCTAATCACATATTTTTTCCTCCCCAGCTCTATATTTGGTTGGATTCCATATCACAGAAGTTTACGTTTTGTATTTCAGACCATTTCCCTCTTGAACATTTACCTTCATAACCTTCAAAACTCAAGTCTGCTGGTGGTTTGCACTGTAAGTTCTCCCTTCATCCGCAGGACCCTCCAGCACTGACCACTTGATGCACTGTGTCACACCTCCCCACATAAATCTGGTTTAGTGTAGGAATATGTCCTCTCGAGACGTCTAATGCGTCACCTGATTTCCTGCAGTTAGAATAGCTGGCCTCATGctgttttgcatgttttcctgtCAAATGCACCCGAGGCTCTGCGGTGCAGTAGAGTGCACAGGACAGCTTTGGTTTCAGAGCCTATGGTACAGATGTGATAGACTATGTCAGCTATAATTAACTCACTGTTCCTGTGTTGCTTCCTTTGCACTCAGCAGTTTCATATTGACTACATACTATTTGTGTGATATAACAGTCGTGTGGTATTACATCATGGCCCCTCTGTACATGgttacacatttaaaacattggCAGAtgtcatttaaaagtaaaactcCCAACCAGGAGAAAACTAAGGCCTTGTCTTCACTGCTGCCGTAATTGTTTTTGAACAAATATTTTCCCCTtggttttacaaaatatctctgtCCATACAATATCACAAaaacgctcaaacaagcatgtttggccagtaggtggcgataaagtctatACCAACAATCTCTCAAATACCAGAGAAAATCATTGCAACGATGCTCAGTGGGCTTATTATCCTGTCGGACAGTATGTAGCCACTATTGTTTCTGGCGCATAGTGataacacaaagcaacagtgggcataAGATTAGATAATCCTTTATCAGTCCCTCAACAGGGAAATATACTACATGCAAAGTAACGTGTGACGCCATTGTTTCCCAAACGCTGTGTTTTACATGCAAACAATGACGTGTGTGTAGGAAAATCATAGTTTTAGCGACTTAAAATAAAGTTTCCGTGTGGACAAGAGGCTCAATTTAACAAAATATCCACATGAGTGTGGACAGGGGCTGAGAGGGGTCAGCTGTAGGTTTGCTTCGGTGAAGTAGGTCAAGTTAccataagagagagagagaaagacatgcATCCAGTAATATGCAGAATTACCTCTTTGACCGTTGTTATGAATGTTTCCAGGTAACATTTATCAGAGTGTAACTACAATAGCACGAAGCATCATGCTTTGTTGTTACAGTTAGTTTTGCCCGTTAACACATCATGAagtacatttaaacattttctccaAACACTTGTAGCTTTGCCTTGACTGTCGCTTGTTGACGTTCGCAGGTGCCGTCAGTGACGTGGAAATGCAGGAGCACTATGACGAGTTCTTTGAGGTGAGTGACCTTTGTGCTTGTTGTCTCCATTCCACATGTTGCAGGACACAACCTCGCCGCTGTGTTATCTGCCTCTTGTGACACTTTGCTGCTGATAGGTGCAACATGACTTGCCAAAATGTGGCCAGTTTTTTGCTGATGCAGGAATCCTTTATTTGGTCCGAAGCAAATATTTACACAGCCAGGGTGGAAGTACTTTACCTCATGGAAAATTTCAGATACAATTAATGAACAAATAGATTCTCATTGTggtaatatttgaaaataaatgtaattttaatcCACAGGGTTTACCCACCAGTAAATTGGTTTTAGTGGTCGACTGGATTAACAGATTTTCTTGTTAGCggcttttaattttaataaatgCTAAAAAGAAACTGTTGGACAGTTTGattatttatctctttttttttttcaaaacaggaGGTGTtcacagagatggaggagaagtacggagaggtggaggagatgaaCGTGTGCGATAACTTGGGCGACCACCTCGTCGGCAACGTCTACGTTAAGGTTGGTGATGGATCTGAATTTATTAACAAGAGGAGGAACTAATATGTCGATTTAAAAAGGTAATATGACTGTAGTTAAATGAAGTGAAATCctgcatttttaaaatactTCCAACTTAGAACTGTTTAATTTGTGCTCCAGATACAATACCATAAAGTTAATTAACTCTCCCTAGTTATTGCCTAAGTACAGTATCCTCTGCGTGTAGTTCCGTCGTGAGGAGGATGCAGAGAAAGCAGTCATGGACCTGAACAACCGCTGGTTCAATGCTCAACCCATCCACGCAGAGCTCTCCCCGGTCACGGACTTCAGGGAAGCTTGCTGCCGCCAGTATGAAATGGGGTGAGTGACGCAAGGAAAAGTGGAGGAGCTTTTCTTCACAGCAGGTGATTTAATACAATATTTCTATATCAGGTTTATCCAAGAAGCAAATTTATATTAAAGAGCTTGTGTGATGCCGCAGGGTAAAGTCAGAAAAACCAAGATAAAGCTCCACTGTTTATCCTGTAACTAAAGCTGGATTACAAACCAGTTCAATCAGTGAGTTGGCCTGAGGCTCCAGAATACCATGAATTCTGAAAGCTACAGGTTTACTCTGCTTAAATGCACAGGGCTCATTTCATATGAATATACACCACCTGAAGCACAGTATCCACTGACATGAAAGGGGCATGAAGTGTTCAGCTTGTTTATGTTCTTGTTTCACGGTGTCACCGGATTCAAGGCTAACATGTTTTAACTCTTGATGGACTGCCTTCCTACAGAGAGTGCACCCGAGGCGGTTTCTGCAACTTCATGCACCTTAAACCAATATCACGGGAACTTCGAAGGGAATTGTATGGCCGCCGGAGGAAAAGGTATGGGAATCCAGAAGGTGAACGTTGTTCTATTTGAGGAAAGGTGTTAATTTGGAAGTTAatcctttcttttctccctgcAGGCACCGCTCTGGCTCGCGCTCCCGGGAACAACGCTCCCGCTCCAGGGATCGACGGCGGGATCGTGAAAGGCGAAGGTCGAGGGATCGGGAGCGCTCTGGAAGGTTCTAAAGGAAGCCAAGACTGTCCCAATGTTCCCACAGCACATCCTTCCCTCTCCACCCCAGCCGTGATGAcaaagttattttctttttggtgAATTGTATGacggttttttttgtttcttttattccctTTTTTAAAGACGAGCTTGTGTCgctttctaaataaaacatatttgtaaCTCAGAAGAACATTACATTATTTCTCATGTAGGGATTTATGGGAAGCGTAAAGCAAAACATGCTTtacttcatcattttattttccatgaaTGCACACGTTGAAACCAGTGGTGAAAGATTAATTACATCAAGTAACAGGTAAtttgataaaacaaattttaacTTATGACAAACGATTTCGGATAAAACTATCTCCACCAACAGCCATGTTAAAGTTTCCTGGTTGTGGCTTAAAAACGTTCTGTCGTTATCcggctgacaaacaaacagacgaaaaCAACTAAAGTGTTACGGGTACATTTCTTTACAGGGTCCAAACAAGGACACGCTGACTTGACATTGTACCGGACTAATTTCCAGCGAATCAAATTGATCTATGACAGGGAACGTTATCAATTATTCTTATCGGTGTTCCAAAATTCATAGATCACCTTCAGTGAGCATGGCAGCTGTCTTAACACAGGTGATGTCTTCTCTCTAAATTTGAGGGAAAAGGGCAACAAAAGActaagatttaaaataaacttaagCTAACTTCTGATCATTATTCTGCTTTTTAATTGACGAgagtgtgaacaacagacacgTAAACAAGTGGTAACATGTGTTTTCGTGCGGACCGTGTTCGGTCAATACAAAAAGTAAACATGTGTCGCGCGCCCACTTTTTCCCAGATGCCCTTTTGGTTGGGGAACCCTGCGCTCGGATTGGCGGGGTTCACCAAACAGACGCCCTCACGGCAACCAATGAGAGGACGCCGTGAAACTTTACCCACGTCCTCCCACGTGTGTCGTCACGAAAGAATCCGGAGCCCTCGCACGGATGCTGCTCACTCCGCCGGCACCGTTTCACGGGGAGCGACGCGTTTTTCCCCCCGCTGTATTTACTCTTTGGATCAACGGCTTTTTGAACGCGTCATCAGGTGAGTGGGGTTTAAGATCAAGGGGAGAATTTCACGCATCCACGTGGGGTTTTATGTCACGTTCTGTGCGTGAACGCGGGTCCGCAGATGCGTTTTTCTGATGCAACACTGCAACAGCGCCTGATCGGACGATGCGGTGTTGCGTTTTCTTTCCGCCGATCACGAAAATCCATACGTTTGAATCCCGTGTGGTTCTTTTCAGTGAATTCTTCCAGTcgcgtgtgtgtttctctctgttctcctccatCAAATCAGCCGGATCGTGTCTGTTCTTCGTTGTCATCCTTTCGTTTTCTCacgtgttttatttctttgttcgATGCGGCAGATAAACGATCATTTGCTGCAGGGATGCTACTATCGATCTATTTACCCGTCATTGCATGCCCATCACCATTCCCCAGAAGCCCCGAGGGGACTGGGTATTCTGAGCAAAGGTTCAAACCCCAACcatatttacttttttctcttttacggTTAAAACTCACAAGGAGCTGATCATAACAGaagttgtcattttaaatattcctaaaacacaaacatgcaataATCACAATCGATTATGCTTCTGATCATCTAATAAATCACTCAGCCTTTTACTGAACCACCCTGTAGTAACCATCAGCTCTAATCTCCTTCCAGTGATGGTCACACTTTTGCATTGGAGTTCAGAGGTCATCATAAAGTGAGGGGTTTGATACCGGGGGTCTCCAGGGCCGTGCATTCCTGCTGCTCACATTTGGCCCCACCATTTGTTATGGCTGAGTGGATATCTATAGCCACGCTCTTCTTGTGCTGCTGTGCCTCCTGTGTTGTGGCGAGCAGCTGGTCGAGCGGTTCGAGCAACCCCTGTGCCACTTACTGGAAAAATCTCACATCCAGAAAAGTCTGAGAAAAGGGGGGAGCTGTGAACATACCACAGGAGATTAGAAACGCCAGAGTTTAAGCAGATAACCAAGTCTGATATGG contains these protein-coding regions:
- the LOC117775729 gene encoding LOW QUALITY PROTEIN: splicing factor U2AF 35 kDa subunit-like (The sequence of the model RefSeq protein was modified relative to this genomic sequence to represent the inferred CDS: deleted 1 base in 1 codon), with the translated sequence MAEYLASIFGTEKDKVNCSFYFKIGACRHGDRCSRLHNKPTFSQTILIQNIYRNPQNSAQTADASRCAVSDVEMQEHYDEFFEEVFTEMEEKYGEVEEMNVCDNLGDHLVGNVYVKFRREEDAEKAVMDLNNRWFNAQPIHAELSPVTDFREACCRQYEMGECTRGGFCNFMHLKPISRELRRELYGRRRKRHRSGSRSREQRSRSRDRRRDRERRRSRDRERSGRF